AGGTCTGAAGTTTGCGTGCGATAGCAGGGACGGCATCAAAATAGGCCATAGCCTGACCTACGGTTAGGTCTAGAACCTCACTGATGTTTTTGCCACGGTAGTGAACCTCTAAGGTTTCCCGGTTGTAACGGGCTCCATGACAGATGTCACATGGCACATACACATCAGGTAAAAAATGCATCTCGACTTTTACGACCCCGTCACCTTGGCAGGCCTCGCAGCGCCCACCTTTGACATTAAAGGAGAAACGACCGGGGTCATAACCCCGCATACGAGATTCAGGCACACCTGCAAATAGCTCACGGATGGGGGTGAACATGCCGGTGTAGGTAGCAGGATTACTGCGTGGGGTACGGCCAATCGGGCTTTGATCTACCGTAATAATTTTATCAAAATGCGCTAAGCCATTTAAAGCGCGAAAGGGCGCAGGCTCGGATTGGGCACGGTGTAAACGTTGTGAAACGGCTTTAGCCAGTGTGTGATTGATTAAGGTTGATTTGCCCGAACCGGAAACCCCTGTAATACAGACAAAACGTTTTTCAGGAATGCGTAAATCCACGTTTTTTAGATTGTTGCCACTGGCCCCGAGTAACTCTAGATAAGGGGTGTCCTCATGTACAGGACGTCGTGCTGGAATGGCAATTTTTAGCTCACCACTTAGGTATTTTCCTGTGACAGAGTCGGGGTTATTCATGACCTCGGCGGGTTTACCGGCGGCGATCACCTCTCCACCTAATTCACCTGCCCCTGGGCCCATATCCACGATAAAGTCGGCTAAACGAATCATATCCTCATCGTGCTCGACCACAATCACACTGTTACCTAGGTCGCGTAATTGTTGCAAAGTTTCAATGAGCTTGTCGTTATCACGTTGATGTAGACCGATAGAGGGCTCATCTAATACATACATGACCCCCGTTAGCCCTGAGCCGATTTGACTGGCCAGACGTATACGTTGGGCTTCACCCCCTGAAATCGTGTTGGCTCGACGATCTAATGAGAGATAGCCTAAGCCCACATTATTTAAAAAGCTGAGTCTAGACTGGATTTCCTCGGTGATGCGTTCAGCAATGTCTTTTTTAGCACCCGTGAGCTCTAGCTTTTCAAACCAGGTCAAACATTGCGTTAAGGGTAGATGTTCAACCGCGTTGATGGGCTGAGGATCGTTATCACCCAGCAGTACGTGTCGTGCAGCAGTATTGAGACGGGCACCATGACATGCTGGACAGGTATGGATACGACGTAATTTAGCGAGTTCTTCTTTGACGGCACTGGAATCGGTTTCTTCCCAGCGACGCATTAGGTTTGGAATCACTCCTTCAAACACATGGTGTTTTTCAGTCGTGTGACCTTTTTCCGTTAGGTAAATAAAAGGGATTTCCTCTGAGCCAGAGCCATAAAGGATGCAGTTCTGGATGCGCTCATCAAGTGAGTCAAAACTATCCTCTATATCAAAACCATAATAATTGGCTAAGCTTTGCAGTAAATTAAAGGTAAAGGCGTTACGTCTATCCCAGCCCGCAATGGCGCCGCCAGCTAAACTAAGGTCAGGAACAGCAACAACTAATTCAGGATCAAAAAACTCAGTTTCACCCAAACCAGCACATTCTGGGCAGGCTCCTGCGGGATTATTAAAACTAAAGAGGCGTGGCTCTAAATCGTCCACCTGATAGTCGCAGTGAGGGCAAGAGAAGTGCAGACTGAACCCGGTGAGCTCGTCTGTGTCCATATTAAGAGCTTGGGCTTTGCCGTGACTTAGGTTGGTGGCCGTTTCAAAACTCTCGGCCAAGCGCTGTGTGCTTTCGGTACGAACCTTTAGTCTATCGATAACCACTTCGATTTGAGGGGCAACCACCTCAGAGGGCCAAGCGTCCTCTAGACTTTGCATTTGTCCATTGATACGCACACGTACAAAGCCTTGAGATTGCAGTCCACGAGCTAAGTCCTTGAGGTCTTGGTTTTGTTCGTAGATAATCGGGGCTAAAATAGCCACGCGTGTTTCCTCGGGCCAGCTCAAAACCGTATCAACCATCTGGCTAATCGTTTGTGCCAATAAGGGTTGATGATGGGTTGGGCAATGAGGAGTCCCTACGCGGGCATACAGCAAGCGTAAGTAGTCATGGATTTCAGTGGTCGTACCAACGGTAGAGCGGGGGTTATTACCGGCCGCTTTTTGTTCAATGGCAATAGCGGGTGACAAGCCTTCGATAAGATCGACATCCGGCTTATCCATGATTTGTAAAAACTGACGCGCATAGGCTGATAGACTTTCTACATAGCGACGCTGTCCTTCGGCATAAAGTGTGTCAAAGGCTAAAGATGATTTACCCGAACCGGACAGTCCAGTGATTACAACAAGTTGATGTCTGGGTAAATCAATAGAGATGTTTTTTAAATTGTGCGTGCGTGCACCGCGAATACGTATCAATTCCATTCGTTTTTGTCGTGCTATGTTCAAAAGGCTAACTTGTTACTATAGCGCGGTAAGGCAAATAGCG
This Paenalcaligenes faecalis DNA region includes the following protein-coding sequences:
- the uvrA gene encoding excinuclease ABC subunit UvrA, translated to MELIRIRGARTHNLKNISIDLPRHQLVVITGLSGSGKSSLAFDTLYAEGQRRYVESLSAYARQFLQIMDKPDVDLIEGLSPAIAIEQKAAGNNPRSTVGTTTEIHDYLRLLYARVGTPHCPTHHQPLLAQTISQMVDTVLSWPEETRVAILAPIIYEQNQDLKDLARGLQSQGFVRVRINGQMQSLEDAWPSEVVAPQIEVVIDRLKVRTESTQRLAESFETATNLSHGKAQALNMDTDELTGFSLHFSCPHCDYQVDDLEPRLFSFNNPAGACPECAGLGETEFFDPELVVAVPDLSLAGGAIAGWDRRNAFTFNLLQSLANYYGFDIEDSFDSLDERIQNCILYGSGSEEIPFIYLTEKGHTTEKHHVFEGVIPNLMRRWEETDSSAVKEELAKLRRIHTCPACHGARLNTAARHVLLGDNDPQPINAVEHLPLTQCLTWFEKLELTGAKKDIAERITEEIQSRLSFLNNVGLGYLSLDRRANTISGGEAQRIRLASQIGSGLTGVMYVLDEPSIGLHQRDNDKLIETLQQLRDLGNSVIVVEHDEDMIRLADFIVDMGPGAGELGGEVIAAGKPAEVMNNPDSVTGKYLSGELKIAIPARRPVHEDTPYLELLGASGNNLKNVDLRIPEKRFVCITGVSGSGKSTLINHTLAKAVSQRLHRAQSEPAPFRALNGLAHFDKIITVDQSPIGRTPRSNPATYTGMFTPIRELFAGVPESRMRGYDPGRFSFNVKGGRCEACQGDGVVKVEMHFLPDVYVPCDICHGARYNRETLEVHYRGKNISEVLDLTVGQAMAYFDAVPAIARKLQTLMDVGLSYIRLGQSATTLSGGEAQRIKLALELSKRSTGNTLYILDEPTTGLHFQDIALLLDVLNQLVDAGNTVVVIEHNLDVIKTADWLVDIGPEGGSGGGYIVAAGTPELIANTPDSHTGRYLKPLLNP